One window of the Eucalyptus grandis isolate ANBG69807.140 chromosome 8, ASM1654582v1, whole genome shotgun sequence genome contains the following:
- the LOC108954363 gene encoding ABC transporter G family member 31-like — protein sequence MVDMERNGLGIPVEPITLLFEDLAFMRYEEDMKEGISIFSNITGYARPRNMLALMGGSKGSKSTLLKCLAGKAPSMGSLKGSLQAKCRDKGPPYSRLTGYVEKLDAHQPYLSVRETLHFSAALRLSQTISSVNRRIHVELVLDQLDLLPYSNQLVGSLQDAAGKTFEIAKKITIAVELAANPSILFLEEPVSGLDSRGTSSILNILSQVSNPGHVIIATLAHPNARTLDFFDLALILTREGQQGYFGPIGPDCSDLLYYFLSVPEVPRYSIRVSPVGYVMATLGLGIKKRATPTINFAEAYQASSLHEMNNREIYSIKSLTEDRNYKVSSSVYPAPYTLQAMMVLLRTQRFLWRNVQYTYGRLTGCIMIGLLMGSLYWKIEYEDVYGLTSRSLYIYMQVILIGVISANNVIPQIGTDRLVYFREKRAGMYHPIFYPLSWALGEIPYFFIATLAVVGIGNVMAGIGTGSINEFMMYWTVLFVFTICMTYFGMMITFLAPVPTLAAFAVSIVTSLWVSASGVVVVLSDIRFYRWMYWSNPFQHAMNVMTSISFYCNAEECVSDCSCPKLIDGSYAWDRLASVRSLSYERIGTDMLILSAMSLLFACLAFLFFVVLKHNSPPQM from the exons TTTGAGGATCTAGCATTCATGAG GTACGAAGAAGACATGAAAGAAGGCATTTCAATTTTCAGCAACATCACAGGTTACGCTAGGCCTAGGAACATGCTTGCTTTGATGGGTGGTTCGAAAGGAAGTAAATCTACTCTTCTGAAATGCCTAGCTGGGAAGGCACCTTCAATGGGCAGCCTCAAGGGCAGCCTCCAGGCAAAATGTAGGGACAAGGGGCCTCCCTATTCTAGACTTACTGGTTATGTAGAGAAGCTCGATGCACACCAACCTTATCTCTCAGTGCGTGAGACCCTTCATTTCAGTGCTGCACTACGTCTCAGTCAAACAATCAGTTCTGTGAATCGTCGCATCCATGTGGAGCTAGTCCTTGACCAACTTGATCTATTGCCTTACTCAAATCAACTAGTTGGTTCCCTTCAAGATGCTGCTGGAAAAACATTTGAGATAGCCAAAAAGATAACCATTGCTGTTGAACTCGCTGCTAATCCAAGTATTCTCTTTCTCGAAGAACCTGTATCAGGACTGGACAGCAGAGGTACCTCAAGTATTCTCAATATTCTTTCTCAAGTTTCCAATCCAGGGCATGTTATCATCGCCACTTTAGCACACCCTAATGCTCGCACACTTGATTTCTTCGACTTGGCCCTAATTTTGACACGTGAAGGGCAGCAAGGATACTTTGGCCCAATAGGACCCGACTGCAGTGACCTGCTCTATTATTTCTTATCAGTTCCAGAAGTTCCCCGCTATTCCATAAGAGTGAGTCCAGTTGGTTATGTCATGGCGACTCTCGGATTAGGCATAAAAAAGAGAGCAACACCAACGATAAACTTTGCGGAGGCCTACCAAGCTAGTTCCCTGCATGAAATGAACAACAGAGAAATCTACAGTATTAAGAGTTTAACTGAGGATAGGAATTACAAGGTTTCCTCTTCTGTTTATCCTGCTCCATACACACTGCAAGCCATGATGGTACTACTCAGAACTCAAAGATTCCTGTGGAGAAATGTACAGTACACATATGGTAGACTTACTGGGTGCATCATGATCGGTCTTCTCATGGGTTCCCTATATTGGAAGATTGAATATGAGGATGTATATGGCCTGACTTCGCGCTccctctatatatatatgcaagtAATTCTCATAGGAGTCATATCAGCAAATAATGTCATTCCTCAGATTGGCACAGACAGGTTAGTGTACTTTAGAGAGAAGAGAGCAGGGATGTACCATCCAATCTTTTATCCTCTGTCATGGGCACTGGGAGAAATTCCATACTTCTTCATTGCAACACTTGCAGTAGTAGGAATTGGGAATGTTATGGCAGGAATTGGAACCGGTTCCATCAATGAGTTCATGATGTACTGGACTGTGCTCTTTGTGTTCACAATTTGCATGAcatactttggaatgatgatTACTTTCCTAGCCCCAGTGCCTACGCTAGCTGCATTTGCTGTGTCGATTGTGACATCACTGTGGGTTTCAGCTTCTGGAGTAGTCGTCGTGCTATCAGACATAAGGTTCTACCGGTGGATGTATTGGAGCAACCCTTTCCAACATGCTATGAATGTGATGACTTCAATCAGTTTCTACTGCAATGCTGAGGAGTGTGTATCAGACTGCAGTTGCCCAAAATTAATAGACGGTTCTTATGCGTGGGATAGGTTGGCCTCGGTGAGGAGTTTGAGCTATGAGAGGATAGGAACCGACATGCTCATCTTGTCCGCAATGTCCCTCTTATTTGCTTGTCtggcttttctcttctttgttgtTCTAAAGCACAACTCGCCCCCTCAAATGTAG